The following are from one region of the Nicotiana tomentosiformis chromosome 7, ASM39032v3, whole genome shotgun sequence genome:
- the LOC138895948 gene encoding uncharacterized protein — translation MRGCEREYKEAKRPRGTGGFSGGHDAATARHGRGYVSCPVHSVLPASSGTVGIPMSQASHFAQPLSSVPPARGPFSGQSGRPGPSPSQQPCPPRAFFKCGDTHHMIRDCPRHKMGTPPQTTQCPHIQSSPQTSQVMVAAPVAAPPTQLARVGGRAGRGHPRGGGQARFYVFPGRAEAVTSDAIIIGIVLVCHRAALVFFDLGSTYSYVSSYFALLVHFNVILGMDWLSPYHAILDCHTKTVTLVMPCLPRLEWNGILDYVPSRVVRFMEAQRMVDKGCDAYLAFVRDFSAYTPTIESILVVRYFPDVFTEDLLGMPPDRDINFGIDLLPGTQPISIPPYRMALRELKDLKEQLQLNKVTVKNRYPFPHIDDLFDKLHGARVFSKTDMRSGYHQLMIWDPDIPNTAFRTRREDQEQHLRIVLQTLREKKLYAKFSKCEFWLDSVAIFGSCGVE, via the exons ATGCGGGGCTGTGAGAGAGAATAcaaggaggccaaaaggcctcgaggtactggaggatttagtggtggccatGATGCAGctacagcccgtcatggtagaggctatgtgagctgTCCGGTTCATTCTGTACTTCCGGCTTCTAGTGGTACTGTGGGTATCCCGATGTCTCAGGCTTCACACTTCGCTCAACCACtttctagtgtacctcctgcacggggtcctttcagcggtcagtccggCCGACCAGGCCCGAGCCCGTCCCAGCAACCATGCCCACCAAGAGCTTTCTTTAAGTGTGGTGATACCCATCATATGATTAGAGACTGCCCCAGACACAAGATGggtacacctccacagactactcagtgTCCACACATTCAATCAAGTCCACAGACTTCACAGGTCATGGTTGCTgctccagttgccgctccacccaCACAGCTTGCTAGGGTTGGGGGACGggcgggtagaggtcaccctagagggggaggccaggccagattctaTGTTTTTCCTGGTAGGGCGGAGGCTGTCACTTCAGACGCAATCATCATAGGTATCGTTCTGGTTTGTCATAGAGCTGCATTAGTCTTCTTTGAtctgggatccacttattcatatgtgtcatcttactttgctct tttGGTACACTttaatgttatcttgggcatggactggttgtcgccctatcatgctattctagattgtcacaccaagactgtgacattggtcATGCCATGTTTGCCACGGTTAGAGTGGAATGGTatattagattatgttcctagtagggttgtgcGATTTATggaggctcagcggatggttgacaaagggtgtgatgcatatctagcttTTGTGAGAGATTTTAGTGCTTATACTCCTACCATTGAATCAATTCTTGTAGTGAGATACTTCCCAGACGTATTTACAGAagatcttctaggcatgccacctgatagggatatcaattttggtattgacttgttgccgggcactcaacccatttctatcccaccatatcgtatggccctaagAGAGTTGAAGGATTTAAAAGAGCAGTt acagttgaacaaggttacagttaagaacaggtacccatttccgcatattgatgacttatttgacaagCTAcatggtgctagagtgttctcaaagactgatatgaggtcagggtatcatcagctgatgATTTGGGATCCGGATATTCCGaatactgctttcaggactcg CCGGGAGGATCaggagcaacatttgaggattgtgctccagaccttgagagaaaagaagttgtatgcaaaattctcaaagtgtgaattctggctagactCGGTGgcaatttttgggtcatgtggtgtcgagtga